In Zingiber officinale cultivar Zhangliang chromosome 6A, Zo_v1.1, whole genome shotgun sequence, a single genomic region encodes these proteins:
- the LOC121994639 gene encoding probable E3 ubiquitin-protein ligase ARI2 has translation MADEEDYLSSSDLKDCYLTDHEGVIEENVLQGLEDGREEECHCSLSSVITKESLLATQKEDLRKVMELLALKEQHARTLLIHYRWDVERIFELLDQKGRDRLFSQAGVTVVDNKGLSTSVNPVTCDVCFETVPTDAITEMDCGNTFCNDCWTEHFIVKINDGQSRRIRCMTPKCSAVCDEASIRNLVSARCPDIADCFNRPSALQAVAIRPHRRLRP, from the coding sequence ATGGCAGACGAGGAGGACTACCTTTCGTCGAGTGATTTGAAGGATTGCTACCTCACTGATCATGAAGGCGTTATCGAAGAGAATGTCCTACAGGGCCTCGAAGACGGGCGCGAGGAAGAGTGCCACTGCTCACTGTCGTCAGTTATCACAAAAGAGTCCCTTCTAGCAACACAGAAAGAGGATTTGCGGAAGGTGATGGAGCTGCTGGCTCTTAAAGAGCAGCATGCGAGGACCCTTCTTATTCATTACCGCTGGGATGTTGAGAGGATCTTTGAGTTGCTCGATCAAAAGGGAAGGGACAGATTGTTCTCACAAGCAGGAGTAACCGTTGTCGATAACAAAGGCTTATCCACTTCAGTGAATcctgtcacctgtgatgtatgtTTTGAGACCGTTCCTACAGATGCAATCACTGAAATGGACTGTGGGAATACTTTCTGCAATGATTGTTGGACTGAGCATTTTATAGTGAAGATAAATGATGGACAAAGCCGTCGCATTAGATGCATGACACCCAAATGCAGTGCTGTATGTGATGAGGCGAGTATAAGGAATTTGGTCAGTGCAAGGTGTCCAGATATTGCTGATTGTTTTAATAGGCCGTCGGCGCTGCAAGCAGTAGCGATCAGACCTCATCGCCGCCTCAGGCCTTAG